A region from the Bacillota bacterium genome encodes:
- a CDS encoding LmeA family phospholipid-binding protein, with protein MRQSLILAVLVFVVLIATLIAAAQVWIPGVVERRIVAGIEDSVDSVESLHVKVRSFPAALIPLGRIDVLEIDASRVKIKDLLIQRIFLDARHIQLDTREAFFGHEASGAGSRSGSGPAAGAGAETGTETGAAKGGAGTARANIPLRFVRNGHVTVILAEKDINDYFKRQDGILKILSVRLRRNYATVSGSVPLLGGTLDLELEGRFDVDGKTRIRYVINRFLVQDITVPKFIQDQLFGGLIYP; from the coding sequence ATGAGACAGAGCCTTATCCTTGCCGTCCTGGTCTTTGTAGTTCTTATCGCGACCTTGATCGCGGCGGCACAGGTATGGATCCCCGGCGTCGTTGAGAGGCGGATCGTTGCCGGGATAGAGGATAGCGTTGATAGCGTGGAGAGCCTGCACGTCAAGGTGAGGTCGTTTCCGGCTGCGCTGATCCCCCTCGGGAGGATCGATGTCCTCGAGATCGATGCGTCGCGCGTCAAGATCAAGGACCTCTTGATCCAGAGAATATTCCTGGACGCAAGGCATATTCAACTTGACACGCGCGAGGCGTTCTTTGGGCATGAGGCGAGTGGGGCAGGGTCTAGGTCTGGGTCTGGGCCTGCGGCAGGGGCCGGGGCTGAGACCGGGACTGAGACAGGGGCTGCTAAAGGCGGGGCCGGCACGGCCAGGGCTAATATCCCGTTAAGATTTGTGAGGAACGGGCATGTAACTGTTATACTCGCCGAAAAGGATATAAATGATTATTTCAAGCGCCAAGATGGAATACTCAAGATTTTATCCGTGAGGCTGAGACGAAACTATGCGACTGTTTCAGGGTCTGTGCCTTTATTAGGGGGCACGCTCGACCTGGAGCTCGAGGGCAGGTTCGATGTCGATGGTAAGACCCGAATAAGATATGTGATCAATAGGTTCCTCGTGCAGGATATCACCGTCCCCAAGTTTATACAAGACCAGCTGTTCGGGGGCTTGATTTATCCATAG
- a CDS encoding FMN-binding protein — MKRRFLIGIISLIIVIGGAGTIFMAHNSGEFRKVRNMPINEVDLSRVSDGTYEGDFSYGRFTYVVEVIVKDHRIENIKILKNRDTGHAKKAEGVIKRVIQAQSLKVDAITGATTTSKTLLKAVENALAKAISQ, encoded by the coding sequence ATGAAAAGACGATTTCTAATTGGGATTATTTCTTTGATTATCGTGATCGGCGGCGCAGGCACCATATTTATGGCGCACAACTCCGGTGAGTTCAGAAAAGTAAGGAACATGCCGATCAATGAGGTTGATCTCTCTAGAGTTTCAGATGGCACTTATGAAGGGGACTTTAGCTACGGGAGATTCACCTACGTGGTAGAGGTCATTGTGAAGGATCACCGGATTGAGAATATCAAGATTCTCAAAAATAGGGATACCGGACACGCAAAGAAGGCCGAAGGTGTTATCAAAAGGGTGATACAGGCACAGTCGCTGAAGGTGGATGCCATAACAGGCGCAACGACAACGAGCAAGACTCTCCTGAAAGCAGTTGAAAATGCCTTGGCGAAGGCCATCTCGCAGTGA
- a CDS encoding sugar ABC transporter ATP-binding protein produces MVMDPCEALVKMARIRKSFGHVEALKGVDFEVGYNEIIGLLGDNGAGKSTLIKVLTGVHRPDEGEIYWKGERLENYSVAKARELGIETVFQDRALSEQHTLWRNIFMGREITNRWGWIDVKREKEETERLMREIMGFTSSAVAADTIVGNMSGGEKQGVAISRALYFKADLIILDEPTTGLSLSETQKVLGFIEGIKKQGKACIFISHNIYHVYPVVDRVVVVDRGRVVANFMKSEISLEELVNKLYLVARCGSMNGGAPINNGSADGLQSAMP; encoded by the coding sequence ATGGTTATGGATCCATGCGAGGCATTGGTAAAAATGGCACGCATCCGCAAATCGTTTGGGCATGTGGAGGCGCTGAAGGGGGTGGACTTCGAGGTAGGCTACAACGAGATCATCGGTCTCCTCGGCGATAACGGCGCAGGCAAATCCACGCTGATAAAGGTCCTCACGGGAGTCCACAGACCGGATGAGGGGGAGATATACTGGAAAGGGGAGAGGCTGGAGAATTATTCTGTGGCGAAGGCCAGGGAGCTCGGGATCGAGACCGTTTTCCAGGACAGGGCCCTCTCAGAGCAACACACCCTCTGGCGAAACATCTTCATGGGCAGGGAGATAACCAACCGGTGGGGCTGGATCGATGTAAAGAGGGAAAAAGAAGAGACTGAGAGATTGATGAGGGAGATAATGGGCTTCACCTCATCCGCAGTGGCAGCCGACACGATAGTCGGCAACATGTCCGGCGGGGAGAAACAGGGTGTGGCGATTTCAAGGGCCCTTTACTTCAAGGCGGACCTCATCATACTGGATGAGCCCACCACCGGTCTTTCGCTCTCCGAGACCCAGAAGGTGCTCGGCTTCATTGAGGGGATCAAGAAACAGGGGAAGGCCTGCATTTTTATAAGTCATAACATCTACCATGTCTACCCGGTGGTGGACAGGGTTGTTGTGGTCGACCGGGGGAGGGTGGTTGCGAATTTCATGAAGTCCGAGATATCCCTGGAGGAGCTGGTGAATAAGCTATACCTGGTTGCAAGGTGCGGCAGTATGAATGGCGGTGCGCCCATAAACAATGGATCTGCCGATGGCTTGCAATCAGCGATGCCTTGA
- a CDS encoding glycoside hydrolase family 31 protein has protein sequence MDSVFAIEANRLIREYDGEKLWVEPWGENSLRVRCTREAQMPVDRDWALLPQPECKAEIRIDGNGKRASISNGRLTCRINEYGFVRFENEKGEVLFAERWQDRQDMSNHISLMIPGRELKPIPGGSYRAVVRFEGNEAERFYGLGQRQEPFLNLKGCELELAQRNSQANIPFALSSLGYGFLWNNPAYGRVSLARNCTQWVAEVTPLIDYWVTAGNTPAEIVEMYTQVTGRVPMMPYFASGFWQCKLRYHNQEELLGVAREYKRRGLPISVIVIDFFHWPQQGEWRLDPKYWPDPEAMVKELKSMGIELMVSIWPTVDPRSSNYSEMKRKGYLVHTDRGVRVQMICLGNEVFFDATNPGAQRYVWNKVKENYFKYGIRVFWLDEAEPEFTVYDFDNIRYYLGPNLEVGNIYPVLYAKAFYDGMTEEGITDVINLARCAWAGSQRYGAAVWSGDIHSNFPTLRKQVCAGLNMGLSGIPWWTTDIGGFFGGDPNDPKFRELIIRWFQYGAFCPLFRLHGYRLPTGEGTEGEDTGMFDFNTCGPNEVWSFGEEAYEIIKGLLFMRERLRPYIMEQMELAHEKGTPPMRPLFYDFPEDREAWNIEDEFMFGPDILVAPVLYEGARSRRVYLPVGAKWKEANTGRFYEGGQFIECDAPLEIIPLFLRNGANLPI, from the coding sequence GTGGATAGTGTATTTGCAATCGAAGCGAACCGTCTCATACGGGAGTATGACGGCGAGAAGCTTTGGGTGGAGCCCTGGGGCGAAAACAGCCTGCGCGTCCGCTGTACGAGGGAGGCACAGATGCCTGTAGACAGGGATTGGGCCCTTTTGCCGCAACCGGAATGCAAGGCTGAGATCAGGATAGATGGGAATGGGAAACGCGCATCAATTAGCAATGGCAGGCTTACCTGCCGGATCAACGAATACGGTTTCGTTAGGTTCGAAAACGAAAAGGGAGAAGTGCTGTTTGCTGAACGCTGGCAGGATAGGCAGGACATGAGCAATCATATATCACTTATGATTCCCGGGCGAGAGCTCAAACCAATTCCGGGCGGCTCCTATCGTGCGGTGGTGCGGTTCGAGGGGAATGAGGCGGAGAGGTTCTATGGCCTCGGGCAGCGCCAGGAGCCTTTTTTGAACCTAAAGGGTTGCGAGCTCGAGCTAGCGCAGCGTAATTCCCAGGCGAACATACCATTCGCGTTGTCCAGCCTGGGCTACGGATTCCTGTGGAATAATCCGGCCTACGGCCGCGTGTCGCTGGCTCGAAATTGTACTCAGTGGGTGGCTGAGGTGACTCCGCTGATCGACTACTGGGTCACTGCGGGAAATACTCCCGCTGAGATAGTCGAGATGTATACGCAGGTCACCGGCCGTGTGCCGATGATGCCTTACTTCGCCTCGGGTTTTTGGCAATGCAAGCTGCGCTACCACAACCAGGAGGAGTTGCTTGGAGTTGCGAGGGAATATAAGCGCAGGGGCCTGCCCATCTCGGTGATAGTGATTGATTTCTTCCACTGGCCGCAACAGGGCGAGTGGCGCTTGGATCCCAAATACTGGCCAGACCCTGAGGCAATGGTAAAAGAGCTCAAGAGCATGGGCATCGAGCTGATGGTTTCAATATGGCCTACTGTCGACCCGCGCAGCAGCAACTACAGTGAGATGAAGCGCAAAGGCTATCTTGTGCACACCGACAGGGGCGTTCGTGTGCAGATGATATGCCTAGGGAACGAGGTGTTCTTTGATGCCACCAATCCCGGCGCGCAGAGATACGTATGGAATAAAGTAAAAGAGAACTATTTCAAATATGGTATAAGGGTGTTCTGGCTCGACGAGGCTGAACCCGAATTCACCGTTTACGACTTTGATAATATACGTTACTATCTAGGCCCGAACCTCGAGGTCGGTAACATATACCCGGTGTTGTATGCCAAGGCCTTTTATGACGGCATGACCGAAGAGGGTATAACCGATGTCATAAACCTCGCCCGTTGTGCGTGGGCGGGGAGCCAGCGCTACGGGGCCGCGGTATGGTCCGGCGATATCCATTCCAACTTCCCGACTCTGCGCAAGCAGGTCTGCGCAGGTCTTAATATGGGCCTTTCCGGTATTCCGTGGTGGACCACAGACATCGGCGGCTTTTTCGGTGGCGATCCGAATGACCCGAAGTTCCGGGAGTTGATTATTCGTTGGTTCCAGTATGGTGCTTTTTGCCCGCTGTTTAGATTGCATGGCTACCGTTTGCCGACAGGTGAGGGTACTGAGGGCGAGGATACCGGCATGTTCGACTTCAATACATGTGGGCCAAACGAGGTATGGAGCTTCGGCGAGGAGGCTTATGAGATCATAAAGGGCCTGTTGTTCATGCGCGAGAGACTGCGTCCCTATATAATGGAACAAATGGAGCTCGCCCACGAGAAGGGCACCCCGCCAATGCGCCCGCTATTCTACGACTTCCCGGAAGATAGGGAAGCATGGAATATTGAGGACGAGTTCATGTTCGGTCCGGACATTCTGGTCGCGCCGGTGCTTTACGAAGGCGCAAGATCGAGGAGAGTCTACCTGCCTGTTGGGGCAAAGTGGAAGGAGGCAAATACCGGCCGCTTCTACGAAGGCGGCCAGTTCATCGAGTGTGACGCCCCTCTGGAGATCATACCGCTTTTCTTGAGGAATGGGGCAAATCTTCCCATATAG
- a CDS encoding methyltransferase gives MSGIMAEALHRLRRELGLEEGIVKVYDVFQMLGEVELDLVERFHVDVLPVEPPALFFGIRREDYKPWQLFDGTPVLVPGDFNVEIGADGSWLLHEGGKPSAPVVGRMPKGGYYFEDLSLLQRSDDVERPRLEDLREQCSLTDEELMVMAERAAYLRSHTDKALVAGFWLKSGLGIIGSLNNFLLLIGLDREYVKEFLHAKHEIIMENLKRLWRAIGDNIDVVGLEGFDFGTQRSELISPSDFYELYIPYYKEQNAWVHEHTPWKTFQHCCGSITKILPMLVETGIDALNPVQCTAAGMDPVWLKDQFGSHLTFWGGGVDTQSVLPYGSPEEVRAQVRDRIRIFAPGGGYVFCPVHNIQYGVPAGNIVAAYEAAYEYGRYPVV, from the coding sequence ATGAGTGGGATCATGGCTGAGGCCCTGCACCGGCTGCGCCGGGAGCTCGGTTTGGAGGAGGGAATAGTAAAAGTTTACGATGTCTTTCAAATGCTCGGGGAGGTAGAGCTTGATCTAGTGGAAAGGTTTCACGTAGATGTCCTTCCAGTTGAGCCTCCGGCCCTTTTCTTTGGTATTAGACGTGAAGACTATAAACCATGGCAGCTTTTTGATGGTACCCCGGTCCTTGTTCCCGGTGACTTCAATGTGGAAATCGGGGCCGACGGATCCTGGCTCCTGCATGAGGGTGGGAAACCTAGCGCGCCTGTGGTGGGTAGAATGCCAAAGGGCGGGTATTACTTTGAGGATTTGAGCCTCCTGCAGCGAAGCGATGACGTGGAGCGACCCAGGCTTGAGGATCTACGAGAGCAATGTTCACTTACTGACGAGGAACTCATGGTTATGGCGGAAAGGGCTGCATACCTCCGAAGTCACACTGATAAGGCTCTCGTCGCCGGTTTCTGGCTTAAATCCGGCCTTGGCATCATCGGAAGCCTAAACAATTTCCTCCTCCTGATCGGGCTTGACCGCGAATATGTTAAGGAATTTCTCCACGCCAAACATGAAATCATCATGGAAAACCTCAAGCGACTCTGGCGAGCTATCGGTGACAATATAGACGTTGTAGGGTTGGAGGGTTTTGATTTCGGGACCCAAAGAAGCGAGTTGATTTCCCCGTCAGACTTCTACGAACTCTACATACCTTACTATAAAGAGCAGAACGCCTGGGTGCATGAACATACACCCTGGAAGACCTTCCAGCATTGTTGCGGCTCGATCACGAAGATTCTGCCGATGTTGGTGGAGACAGGCATCGATGCCTTGAATCCCGTTCAGTGCACGGCTGCGGGGATGGACCCGGTTTGGCTGAAGGACCAGTTTGGATCCCACCTTACCTTTTGGGGAGGGGGCGTTGACACCCAGTCCGTTTTGCCTTATGGCTCCCCTGAAGAGGTGCGGGCGCAAGTAAGAGATAGGATCCGCATCTTTGCTCCCGGCGGGGGATACGTGTTTTGCCCGGTGCACAACATCCAGTATGGTGTCCCTGCTGGAAATATCGTTGCTGCCTATGAGGCTGCCTATGAATATGGGCGGTACCCTGTGGTGTGA
- a CDS encoding CPBP family intramembrane metalloprotease — translation MANSSMNRGLDRRRIGLYVAFSFGIAWANALAIHQTGGLVRSPEIIPGTGLTMAMVLLATGYMWAPALAHILTRAITREGWQGMFLEPRFRKGWPYWLAGWLAPAILTLAGAIVFFMIFPRYFDPSLKIVKDMIMRAERVSGRPVPIIPWMMVVFQAAQAVLIAPVINGLFTFGEEFGWRAYLLPKLLPLGGRKASVLMGMIWGAWHWPIIAMGHNYGLDYQGAPWLGMCVMVWFTLVVGTFLGWITLRGGSVWPAVISHGAINGIAGIGILFIKGRPSSLLGPMPTGIIASIPWALLAAWIFLRRGALEPGPSAALGALGIKRGRVV, via the coding sequence ATGGCGAACAGTTCCATGAATAGAGGGCTGGATAGAAGACGCATTGGACTATATGTGGCGTTTTCCTTCGGAATCGCTTGGGCCAACGCACTCGCCATTCACCAAACCGGCGGGCTTGTGAGGAGCCCCGAGATTATCCCGGGAACCGGACTCACGATGGCAATGGTATTGTTAGCGACAGGCTACATGTGGGCGCCGGCGCTCGCGCATATCCTCACGCGAGCTATCACTCGCGAAGGGTGGCAGGGCATGTTCCTCGAACCCAGGTTCAGGAAGGGCTGGCCATACTGGCTTGCCGGCTGGCTTGCGCCTGCCATTTTGACGTTGGCTGGAGCCATTGTGTTTTTTATGATTTTCCCGCGCTATTTTGACCCATCCCTCAAGATAGTGAAGGACATGATCATGAGGGCTGAGAGGGTATCGGGACGGCCGGTTCCAATCATCCCGTGGATGATGGTCGTATTTCAGGCGGCGCAGGCGGTTCTAATCGCCCCGGTCATCAACGGCCTCTTTACCTTTGGCGAGGAATTCGGTTGGCGGGCTTACCTGCTACCCAAACTACTGCCGCTCGGAGGGCGGAAGGCTTCCGTTTTAATGGGCATGATCTGGGGGGCGTGGCACTGGCCCATAATAGCCATGGGGCACAACTACGGCCTCGACTATCAAGGCGCTCCGTGGCTTGGGATGTGCGTGATGGTATGGTTTACCCTTGTGGTTGGCACGTTCCTCGGCTGGATCACGTTGCGGGGCGGCAGCGTGTGGCCTGCAGTTATAAGCCATGGCGCCATCAATGGGATAGCCGGCATAGGGATCCTGTTTATAAAGGGCCGCCCGAGCTCGCTGCTCGGCCCGATGCCTACTGGTATAATAGCGTCGATCCCGTGGGCCCTGCTGGCGGCGTGGATATTCCTGCGCCGCGGTGCGCTGGAGCCAGGGCCGTCTGCCGCTCTCGGCGCTCTCGGGATAAAACGCGGACGGGTGGTATAG
- the csaB gene encoding polysaccharide pyruvyl transferase CsaB, which translates to MKRFVISGYYGFANTGDEAILAAIIQHIREIEPDADFVVISADPASTRREHSVRAVARNDLPSIVRELAGADLLISGGGGLLQDATSSRSIPYYLGIVLLAKMLRVKVFFYAQGVGPIRGRLGRYLVRLIGNMVDSITVRDEASCSLLKELGVRRPMIRVVADPVLGLAVPRFPPGPQAQSSGASQVFENEGNTRLYPAGRPAAPVIGIVVRRWKSFARYQDAIVEFACELYRRAGARFLFIPFHYPGDLELSRELAQRIRGAISGAGGVGEACGSGEIGGTGAGIDLGIIEEYRGPEAVLAAIQGVDLLVGMRFHSLVFAALVGTPFVAISYDQKVDSFLSLLGEEKAGDVENINKMCLVDRTMEILMRGTGRGTALAERARALGMKAREAARLAVELIETPSRSWAAP; encoded by the coding sequence ATGAAAAGGTTCGTCATATCAGGATATTATGGCTTCGCCAACACGGGGGACGAGGCTATACTGGCTGCTATCATACAGCACATAAGGGAGATCGAGCCAGACGCTGATTTCGTTGTCATCTCAGCGGACCCGGCGTCGACGCGGAGGGAACATAGTGTCCGTGCGGTCGCGCGCAATGACCTGCCTTCCATAGTGCGCGAGCTTGCGGGGGCTGATCTCCTTATAAGCGGCGGGGGCGGGCTTCTGCAGGATGCGACGAGCTCCCGCTCGATACCATACTACCTCGGTATCGTCCTGCTTGCGAAGATGCTTCGGGTTAAGGTCTTTTTTTATGCGCAGGGGGTTGGACCTATAAGAGGGCGCCTTGGACGTTATCTGGTCAGGCTCATCGGGAATATGGTGGATTCCATCACTGTGCGGGACGAGGCCTCTTGTAGCCTGCTGAAGGAGCTGGGAGTGAGAAGGCCCATGATAAGGGTTGTGGCAGACCCCGTTCTGGGGCTGGCGGTGCCCCGGTTCCCTCCCGGGCCCCAGGCTCAATCTTCCGGGGCCAGTCAAGTTTTTGAAAATGAGGGGAATACTAGATTGTATCCTGCGGGGCGCCCTGCAGCGCCAGTCATCGGAATTGTGGTCAGGCGCTGGAAGTCGTTTGCTCGGTACCAGGATGCCATCGTGGAGTTTGCGTGCGAGCTTTACAGGAGAGCCGGCGCTCGGTTCCTGTTTATCCCATTTCACTACCCGGGCGATCTCGAGCTCAGCAGGGAGCTGGCTCAGAGGATCAGGGGGGCGATCAGCGGGGCAGGTGGGGTAGGTGAGGCATGTGGGTCAGGTGAGATAGGTGGGACAGGCGCCGGGATCGACCTGGGGATCATCGAGGAATACCGCGGGCCGGAGGCCGTCCTGGCCGCGATCCAGGGGGTTGACCTCCTGGTCGGCATGAGGTTCCACTCTCTTGTATTTGCAGCGCTGGTGGGGACGCCTTTCGTGGCGATATCCTATGACCAGAAAGTGGATTCATTTCTTTCGCTTTTGGGGGAGGAAAAAGCAGGGGATGTGGAGAATATCAACAAAATGTGCCTGGTAGATAGGACCATGGAGATCCTTATGCGTGGGACCGGAAGGGGCACGGCCCTGGCGGAGAGGGCCAGGGCCCTCGGAATGAAAGCGAGGGAAGCGGCACGGCTGGCAGTAGAGCTGATAGAGACACCGTCGAGATCCTGGGCTGCCCCGTAG
- a CDS encoding substrate-binding domain-containing protein, with product MRRALLWIIALTMVISLVAVPVSATTNEAGMKKFKDIRIRFFVGGDPGDAFASIVYKGAKDAEKALGVKVDYVFSGWNVEKMVAQLRDAIAARPDGIAMMGHPGDEAIMPLAEQAYKAGIIMMYQNVDVPKVRRRFGGGYVGADLASQGRALGEKAIEMFNLKKGDRVTVFGAWGQPGRFFREEGTAVAFEKKGIVVDRIVSPPEAAAAPELLTPLVTGQLLAHPETKLIVFSGGQNLGAAPTYMEAAGKKPGEVKCIGFDVSPAVIDAFKKGYVQLTADQQPYLQGYLPVLSIALTRAYGFAPISFDTGAGFVTKENYKDVAALAEAGIR from the coding sequence GTGCGAAGAGCGTTACTTTGGATAATAGCGTTGACAATGGTTATATCGTTGGTAGCAGTGCCCGTTAGCGCAACTACAAACGAGGCTGGAATGAAGAAGTTTAAGGATATAAGAATACGCTTCTTTGTCGGAGGAGATCCAGGGGATGCTTTTGCTTCAATAGTCTACAAAGGGGCAAAGGATGCTGAAAAAGCCTTAGGCGTAAAAGTAGACTATGTTTTCTCCGGTTGGAATGTCGAAAAAATGGTAGCGCAATTGAGAGATGCAATTGCAGCACGGCCTGATGGCATCGCTATGATGGGCCACCCGGGCGATGAAGCTATCATGCCGTTGGCCGAACAAGCATATAAAGCAGGAATTATAATGATGTATCAGAACGTTGATGTGCCAAAGGTCCGGAGGAGATTTGGAGGTGGTTACGTCGGTGCTGATCTAGCGAGCCAAGGTAGAGCGTTGGGTGAAAAAGCTATAGAAATGTTTAACCTGAAGAAGGGTGATAGAGTAACCGTCTTTGGTGCATGGGGACAGCCTGGTCGCTTTTTTAGGGAAGAAGGGACAGCAGTTGCATTTGAGAAAAAAGGAATTGTTGTAGATCGGATCGTCTCCCCGCCAGAGGCAGCTGCCGCACCAGAGCTTTTAACTCCACTCGTAACAGGCCAACTTCTAGCCCATCCTGAGACCAAGCTGATAGTCTTCTCCGGTGGACAGAACCTCGGAGCTGCGCCAACCTATATGGAGGCAGCTGGCAAGAAACCAGGAGAGGTTAAATGCATCGGCTTTGATGTCAGCCCTGCGGTTATAGACGCCTTTAAGAAGGGATATGTCCAGCTAACAGCCGACCAGCAGCCATATCTCCAAGGCTATCTCCCGGTACTCAGCATAGCTCTTACTAGGGCATACGGTTTCGCCCCCATAAGCTTTGATACAGGTGCAGGGTTTGTAACCAAAGAGAACTATAAAGATGTTGCGGCTTTGGCTGAAGCCGGAATCAGATAA
- a CDS encoding ABC transporter permease yields MNEVVVKDPTIKRRVIKNKTEISVISAFAILMIVFLFANPRVFLSYNAYTAVFTTLPVTIILTVSAVFMVASGEMDLSFPSIVGVSAWAFAVVTKGSGNPFLGLIISLIVGSSAGLLNGLLVTKIQLSSLVSTLGMNFLLRGLIMIGTQGLGIPLVFLKDSAFYRIFVGRVGSFPVQMIWGIVFALVVWFIFNRHRYGAHVCFIGDNLMSAREMGIKVDRVKILTFVLMGFASAFAAVLICLVNLIFWPTAGDGYLLIILAAVFLGGTPTWGGIGTIIGGIVGAFILGFLETGIIASGLTGFYTQFFYGLILILSLISHRFTGLARK; encoded by the coding sequence TTGAACGAGGTTGTGGTTAAGGACCCTACTATCAAAAGGAGAGTCATCAAGAACAAGACAGAAATATCGGTCATCTCTGCGTTCGCTATACTTATGATTGTGTTCCTATTTGCAAATCCTCGGGTATTCTTGAGTTATAATGCCTATACAGCCGTTTTCACTACGCTCCCCGTAACAATTATCCTGACCGTTTCAGCCGTGTTCATGGTGGCTAGTGGTGAGATGGATTTATCTTTTCCATCAATAGTCGGGGTGTCGGCCTGGGCGTTTGCAGTTGTAACCAAAGGAAGTGGGAACCCCTTCCTGGGATTGATTATCTCTTTGATCGTTGGTTCAAGTGCCGGATTACTTAACGGGTTATTGGTTACAAAAATACAACTCTCTTCACTAGTATCGACATTAGGAATGAATTTTCTTCTTAGGGGCCTTATCATGATCGGGACTCAGGGACTCGGAATCCCGTTGGTATTCCTCAAGGATTCTGCTTTTTATAGGATATTTGTCGGCAGGGTTGGATCGTTTCCCGTTCAAATGATATGGGGCATTGTATTTGCCCTCGTTGTTTGGTTCATCTTTAATCGGCACAGGTATGGAGCTCACGTCTGCTTCATTGGAGACAACCTGATGAGTGCAAGGGAAATGGGGATCAAGGTAGACAGGGTTAAGATTCTCACATTCGTGCTAATGGGATTCGCTTCTGCCTTTGCCGCCGTGCTAATCTGCTTAGTAAATCTAATTTTCTGGCCCACTGCAGGAGATGGCTATCTGCTGATAATATTAGCTGCAGTCTTCTTGGGGGGAACTCCGACATGGGGAGGCATCGGCACTATCATCGGAGGTATTGTCGGGGCATTTATTCTAGGCTTTTTGGAAACCGGGATCATAGCGTCCGGCCTTACCGGGTTTTATACGCAGTTCTTCTATGGTTTGATCCTCATCCTTTCCCTTATAAGTCATAGGTTTACAGGGCTAGCGAGGAAGTAA
- a CDS encoding LacI family DNA-binding transcriptional regulator, with protein MVTIRDVALKAGVSKTTVSHALSGRRPVAEETRARIARAIDELGYQPNSTAQSLATRRTGILGMVYPLPELGGSDLAAVEFIFSAADRMASAGYKFLLLTTAYEDTQELLKVVRGGHVDGLILMEIRLADERVRMLREEGFPFVMIGRCRSNAGLDYVDIDASSAIYEGTKHLIGLGHKRIAFIGISPWDFGYTQRGLLGYKKALRDAGLSYDNILVRACPYREGQGRKLIKELLGASRPFSAVITCGDLTAAEITGALREEGVKVPDDMSVISFGNSPLCTFTIPPLTALTTRAREMSEIAVDMLIRKLRGESLKRHQVLLRPELVIRGTTGPAPHDVAYQAVQ; from the coding sequence ATGGTTACTATCAGGGATGTCGCACTGAAAGCGGGTGTAAGTAAGACTACAGTATCTCACGCCTTGAGCGGCCGGCGACCGGTCGCCGAGGAAACCAGGGCCAGGATCGCCCGGGCCATCGACGAGCTCGGCTATCAACCCAATAGCACGGCTCAGAGCCTCGCGACAAGGAGGACAGGAATCCTCGGGATGGTTTACCCGTTGCCGGAATTGGGCGGTTCCGACCTGGCGGCGGTTGAATTCATCTTCAGCGCTGCGGATAGAATGGCCTCCGCTGGATATAAGTTTCTCCTGTTGACAACGGCATATGAGGATACACAAGAACTTCTGAAGGTTGTCCGTGGCGGGCATGTGGACGGGTTGATCCTTATGGAAATTAGGTTGGCAGATGAGCGTGTGCGCATGCTCCGTGAGGAGGGTTTCCCCTTTGTCATGATTGGCAGGTGCAGGAGCAATGCCGGGCTCGACTATGTTGATATCGATGCATCGTCGGCCATATATGAGGGGACAAAACACCTCATCGGCTTGGGGCACAAACGTATCGCATTTATAGGTATTTCGCCGTGGGATTTCGGCTATACGCAAAGGGGTCTGCTCGGATATAAAAAGGCATTGAGGGACGCCGGCCTCTCTTATGATAATATCCTGGTCAGGGCTTGCCCATATAGAGAGGGTCAGGGACGCAAATTGATAAAGGAGCTTTTGGGTGCCAGTAGGCCGTTTTCAGCTGTTATCACATGCGGGGATTTGACGGCTGCAGAAATTACGGGGGCGCTGCGGGAAGAAGGCGTGAAGGTGCCAGACGATATGTCTGTAATAAGCTTTGGCAATTCCCCTCTTTGCACGTTTACGATCCCCCCTTTGACAGCTCTAACGACTCGCGCGAGGGAAATGAGCGAGATCGCTGTTGATATGCTTATACGGAAGCTCAGAGGCGAGTCTCTCAAACGACACCAGGTTCTGTTGAGACCAGAGCTGGTGATCAGAGGGACCACCGGGCCGGCACCTCATGATGTAGCATACCAAGCAGTCCAGTAA